The sequence GACACTCTCCTGCGTGGCATTGCCCGTGTCTTTCCGGCGCCATTACGTGTATCGGTTGTTAAAGACCTGAAAACATTCTGTCGTGATACCGGTCAATGGTCACAACTTTTCCAACTTCTCGCACTGATTGTCGTGTACGTTTACAACTTCAGTGTGTTACCACGTGGTACTGGTTTTGTTGGCATGCTCGATTTGCAAAACTTTGTCGCCTTTTTCAATCTTGCGCTTGCCGCCTTTGTCATTTCTGCCGTTGCCATACGCTTTGTGTTTCCAGCCCTCAGTCTCGAAGGAAAAACATTTTGGGTACTGAAAAGCGCACCGATCCATCTGCGACGTTGGTGGTGGAGTAAATTCTGGGTTGCACTCCTCCCATTGTTGTTCTTTGGAGAACTGCTCGCAGTCGTCACTAACTATTTTCTTGGCGTCTCGACCTTTATGATGGTCCTAGCCCCAGTTACGCTCGGGCTGCTGACGCTTGCCCTTGTCGCCTTGGGCATGGCATTTGGTATTGCCTACCCCAACTTCACCGCTGAGCACGTCGCTAAGATTCCCGCAAGTTTCGGCGGCGTACTCTATATGGCGTTCAGTATTGTTTTCATCGGGCTGATTGTCGTCCTGGAAGCCTGGCCCGTACACTTGTTTCTTATGCGCAATTTTCAACGTCTTCCTTTGTCAACAGCTGACTGGTACAGCATCGCACTTTCTTTTACGGCGGCATTGTCACTCACCGTCATTCTTTTCTGGGGTGCGACGCGCTGGAGCATTACACGACTGGAAGAAATGGAGATTTCCCTGTAACGAAGAAGGGCGTAAAAGGAGAGCCGGTGAAAAGAGAAAGAGGGAAAATATGCAAGAGCATCAGTACTGCTCTTTTCTTTTTCGTCTTCTTCGCCGCATCACGTGCCTATGCCCAAAAACAGGAGGGGAAAAGAATGGAAGAGCAGGTCACATTTTCAGTCGGAAATCTCAAACTCGAAGGGTTGTTATCATTACCGACACAACCGGCGAAAATCGGTGCGGTCGTATGTCATCCACATCCGTTGTACGGCGGCGAAATGCGCAACAATGTCGTGTCGGCTTTGGTCGATGCATTTCAAGCGGCAGGGATTGCCACACTCCGTTTCAATTTTCGTGGCGTCGGTAACAGCGAAGGTGAACACGACGAAGGCAACGGCGAAGTTGACGATGTCAAAGCGGCAGTGACCTATTTGTTGAGTCGTCAAGCAGTCCCAACGGTCGTTGTCGCCGGCTATTCATTCGGATCGATGGTCGGCTTACGCGCCGGAGCGGCAGATGATCGTGTTCACAAACTGATTGGTGTCGCGTTGCCTATTGGTATGCGCGATGCCTCGTTTTTACATAGCGTGAAGAAGGCCAAGCTCCTCATCAGTGGTGATCACGATAACTATTCCCCAGTGCCTGGCTTGAACGACCTCATTACCAAGATGTCAGAGCCAAAGTCTCTGGTGATCGTTGACGGCGCCGATCACTTCTTCTGGGGACTGGAAGGAAAGATTGCCAAAGCAGCGGTAG comes from Deltaproteobacteria bacterium and encodes:
- a CDS encoding alpha/beta fold hydrolase, whose amino-acid sequence is MEEQVTFSVGNLKLEGLLSLPTQPAKIGAVVCHPHPLYGGEMRNNVVSALVDAFQAAGIATLRFNFRGVGNSEGEHDEGNGEVDDVKAAVTYLLSRQAVPTVVVAGYSFGSMVGLRAGAADDRVHKLIGVALPIGMRDASFLHSVKKAKLLISGDHDNYSPVPGLNDLITKMSEPKSLVIVDGADHFFWGLEGKIAKAAVEFLQH